The Eurosta solidaginis isolate ZX-2024a chromosome 4, ASM4086904v1, whole genome shotgun sequence genome includes a window with the following:
- the Trf2 gene encoding uncharacterized protein Trf2, translating into MYITNTNNIGMATLLQQNKATCMKTLINGSNNTNTGNNVNNTSIVVGSLVSGIGTGGSQAGGATPGVVSGATTVGGLGGLGGGSGNLVLSTGQTLVLTNGATGASSIINYQQYQQLLQQQQQQQQQIISSASALGTVVNTATTSGARVLMPHEMVTLPISGIVTTQGHFLVAATASPMVHPIQTNTISAANMSSFQQQFQQQIAAQSANTGTIVVSSAPTSRTTTTIYSQQSATGVPATRYFSQFSNQPQQQQQSTTSISPTATTSTIVSAKATGNRTTHVLINRSNNTIIAGNTTQRLQHAKILNKPPTNIAAATASTTANTVTNAVIANKSQIINNSNSQSPAMQAVKLQQQQLRQNIPTLQHIKQPQLLQPQKIQLVKPIVHSGNSLTLTATKTTTVANIAGSPGGARNITKGALVNGGLKLVPSRNIISSSNSNDSGNNKSGSVTAGSATMVTLAAKTLPTAAVQPQKQLQQQQLQLQKPQQQQLKQQQLQTQQKQQQHLNQNQNQHGQTQEQKPITAHSRTIPATPHQTSTQLVEANKTANQQGTAAPTEITASATNLNSTPAATEVAATTEPEVEPEIDIVINNVVCSFSVRCHLNLRDIALKGLNVEYRRENGMVTMKLRRPYTTASIWSSGRITCTGATSEEQAKIAARRYARCLEKLGFRARFHNFRVVNVLGTCSMPWAIKILNFSERYKKEASYEPELHPGVTYKLRYPKATLKIFSTGSITVTAASVANVQAAIEHIFPLVYEFRKKRSPEEMEQLRIKQQNAQHLIDVNEVEEVLNTNDVAAGSNSNVPTTTTLQRRLISNNATTNNFRQKRRRLDNDSDIEEISLIDAEEIDDPEPRDMDDNFVMYDPDDLIEGPDDEEDL; encoded by the exons ATGTATATCACTAACACTAACAACATTGGTATGGCCACGTTGTTGCAACAAAATAAGGCTACTTGCATGAAGACTCTTATTAATGGCAGCaataacacaaacaccggaaataACGTAAACAACACCAGCATAGTTGTTGGTAGTTTAGTTAGTGGTATTGGAACAGGCGGCAGCCAAGCAGGTGGAGCAACACCTGGCGTTGTTAGTGGCGCTACGACTGTAGGTGGCCTTGGTGGCCTTGGTGGTGGTAGTGGTAACCTAGTATTGTCTACAGGACAGACGTTAGTGCTTACAAATGGTGCAACCGGTGCTAGCAGCATCATTAATTACCAACAGTATCAACAATtgttgcaacaacaacagcagcaacaacaacaaataatttCATCAGCCTCCGCACTTGGTACAGTTGTTAATACAGCTACAACGTCGGGTGCACGCGTATTAATGCCACACGAAATGGTAACATTACCAATAAGTGGCATCGTAACAACGCAGGGCCATTTTTTGGTAGCAGCAACGGCCAGTCCTATGGTGCATCCCATACAAACCAATACGATTAGTGCTGCTAATATGAGTAGCTTTCAACAACAATTCCAGCAACAAATTGCTGCGCAATCAGCAAATACTGGAACTATTGTTGTATCGTCAGCACCGACTAGTCGTACTACTACAACAATTTACAGTCAGCAATCAGCTACAGGAGTGCCTGCCACACGCTACTTTTCACAATTTAGCAATCaaccacaacagcaacaacaatccaCAACTAGTATAAGCCCTACTGCAACAACTTCAACAATTGTTTCTGCAAAAGCTACTGGCAATCGTACTACTCATGTATTGATAAATCGCTCTAATAATACTATTATCGCTGGCAATACCACGCAACGTTTGCAACAtgctaaaattttaaacaaaccaCCAACAAATATTGCAGCGGCAACGGCATCGACAACAGCAAACACTGTAACAAATGCTGTCATTGCTAATAAGTCACAAATAATTAACAACAGTAATTCTCAGTCTCCTGCCATGCAAGCTGTTAAGTTGCAGCAACAGCAGTTGCGCCAAAATATTCCAACTTTGCAACATATTAAGCAACCACAACTGTTGCAACCACAAAAGATTCAATTAGTAAAGCCCATCGTCCATAGCGGCAATTCATTGACATTGACTGCCACGAAAACGACAACAGTTGCAAATATAGCTGGTAGTCCTGGTGGTGCGCGTAACATAACAAAAGGGGCGCTGGTTAATGGCGGTTTAAAGTTAGTTCCTAGCAGAAATATTataagcagcagcaacagcaacgaTAGTGGTAATAATAAGAGTGGAAGTGTGACGGCAGGTAGTGCCACAATGGTGACCTTAGCTGCTAAAACGTTGCCAACTGCTGCTGTGCAGCCACAAAAACAGCTCCAACAGCAACAGTTGCAGTTGCAAaaaccgcaacaacaacaactaaagcaACAGCAATTGCAAACTcagcagaaacaacaacaacacctaaATCAAAACCAAAATCAACACGGACAAACACAAGAACAAAAACCAATCACAGCTCATTCCCGCACCATACCCGCCACACCACATCAAACTTCAACTCAACTTGTTGAAGCCAATAAAACTGCCAATCAGCAAGGTACTGCTGCACCTACTGAAATTACCGCTTCTGCTACTAATCTTAATTCGACGCCTGCTGCTACAGAGGTCGCTGCTACTACTGAACCGGAAGTTGAGCCTGAAATCGATATTGTTATAAACAATGTTGTTTGTTCATTTAGTGTACGCTGCCATTTAAACTTACGCGATATAGCACTTAAAGGACTGAATGTGGAGTATCGTCGTGAAAATGGTATGGTGACAATGAAACTACGTCGACCATATACAACTGCTTCTATCTGGTCATCGGGTCGTATCACATGTACGGGAGCCACGTCCGAGGAACAG gCAAAAATTGCAGCACGTCGTTATGCTCGTTGTCTCGAAAAGCTTGGATTTCGTGCGCGTTTTCACAATTTCCGAGTTGTAAATGTATTAGGCACATGCAGCATGCCGTGggctattaaaattttaaacttctccGAAAGATATAAAAAGGAGGCTAGCTACGAGCCAGAATTACATCCTGGTGTTACATACAAATTGCGTTATCCAAAggcaacattaaaaattttctCCACCGGCAGTATTACTGTAACCG CTGCCAGTGTTGCTAATGTACAAGCTGCTATTGAACATATTTTCCCGCTTGTTTATGAATTTCGTAAAAAACGTTCTCCCGAAGAAATGGAACAACTACGTATTAAGCAGCAAAACGCGCAACATTTAATTGATGTCAACGAGGTGGAGGAGGTGCTAAATACTAACGATGTTGCTGCGGGATCCAATTCAAAtgtgccaacaacaacaacattacagcGCAGACTTATTAGTaataatgcaacaacaaataattTTAGACAAAAACGTAGAAGACTTGATAATGATAGCGATATTGAAGAGATATCATTAATAGATGCTGAAGAAATTGATGATCCTGAACCAAGAGATATGGATGATAATTTTGTAATGTATGACCCAGATGATTTAATTGAAGGACCCGATGATGAAGAAGATCTTTAA